A genomic region of Cryptococcus gattii WM276 chromosome F, complete sequence contains the following coding sequences:
- a CDS encoding Ras GTPase activator, putative (Similar to TIGR gene model, INSD accession AAW44003.1) — translation MPSLRRGSTASPHHSFSGAPRFKSGLASSYPSYPSHPLNDSASIMSRPENQSGEQKILNALVARLVNKLPCNSGVQFVVLESDATVQSIIQSLLQLSRTRSSLVVQSLVNVLEMLSKYASSSTSLAGAPLSILHSQLYILYILNLCLSTSWRQHSHASPPPLSNTPRCWSDPYAFEDHLAKHMLSVLLVYTRLVSLDTEFGDVSGNQTPSKESKNLGTTSSSLWSKAVLASSSSCSLGTRFLQQHSYSRSSPNRDEPLGEKLSATCTTALSTVIQMTKFTARIVFYLSASNWPLVFAQIKKRVHYLTTTIEDSPDLTELRLLEWSNVDQARLSQILAEISSAFSYIKRQAQITVTTMLRKAIRNWISINPIEYEALVESGKGLEGGADNLFDVLYSISDLGSSSNARRTKAFYPLMAKLLVVCPDILRRVIARESTKGKSGLSKKISYMDSFKKGLNSTKGFEACALSYIEFMSGGMALSPRLGTSPIRGLIHDIQNDLKNALFSSSLSKEISDQNAVVEGLVALYRLNPTTTRGLLFPKLWNDSSDASKVVAVKACIMIAMEGSRLPWYPPVDDLKKEVSSSIRGVLKSCVAASTSDLYAAGRPRGSFDLPSKQTDLASEILNLYSLDPSFVFSDVRLDSNADDIASLFMTLSSFMVLPNPEVIRVAAAKTNVTLVNYVRNMCHQSDHMMGLANNAASGIWQMLLDVGRQVLFAFHDGHGDEVPASATAMREIARAVIQIAEQHPGTMFPSLKAHPAAMVVSTAGFICIASPDVEQTTLTLPIFSTLGKLTRMTQRYASGEIIASAYSTFPSNRTDAFEKLAALPAAIGRQQQQRMIRKSLRPLASGSSLTVSVWMGLASIWKTLTAKIIVADAGNSVSSKENRRMMAAGIEGLDAEESKEWQNAMSFLAALANVGLTKLKPQCLSEIIGKEGFLPAAYDQNISDPGALIETFIKRCIELLMSSSITVRESAKAALGSELPTTMCRVLVAQMIKLLSRAINPSGVNVSDSFTTFVEQAVTILRLQVDRMGPDDDVPSVQVDMGELLYLLGKYIQRLGRSDLFLRLKTRYIHLIEAALRKPDNVLTASAGKFKIVALDWLAEWSMEISRDSDVYSSSMDPSARYQRELDHACLRTMVPVTDGLKLSAGGEESEDPQGVLKSRLFYRHYCNLVKVIEKSNSEEDKSSAQTPSVHGQSSSKPTGPDDAPTLAILALSNLLSANIDVGLKHCLALGYHEDPNLRIVFMQLLTNILQQGMRFGGLAAKRISYAPKLYLEGLMNPNLALALAMVDVCPQTGAEVDELSTLLFRVFEGKGTLLGLMRVLIEREVNMTNHESELFRANSITMRMITIFAKTYGYNHVRATLQPLILSLAEKPSECSFELDPRKAAPGDDIERNSDHLRLMCQALLDLICSSTPRVPLMFRAVCHHIWEVVDNRFPNSRHSAVGSFIFLRFFCPAIVSPESIDLDVNPDTRETRRALLLITKVIQNLANNVVFKEPHMKVLNPFLSDNIKQVTKFLSDIAIRPKTIEIQKAAKTFQEEAERSQDLDGDDAIIHRFVFKHQARLEASLSSMPKSFKHAPNSKVAETEFDGPAALERLRKVMNATGAPPDATLLAASVKAQAYDEFMRHNQGRNVDSVREVFYEGPASQNGQRIFYFIVSRVALIDYDLLAYHVFLTLEKVTECFDLIIDLTDFSNSTELPMVWLKKSIQLCPSGILSCLNTLVFYNPNSYARKRLRHLISELLTISKSCWAKTSCPETYQISGAPAGKSVVAASSPSELVDHIPFSSLALPEHTMALAYEADHVFTNLVCLSDHGMQIPVVVKLGHDCLQVASWRKQDLTSSLKSYIIDVVKLNAIDDIITGGGFPSDQVVIKHSQKETLTFLSRKCNEMAHIIRSVRSRLREDTPLNSRVLRPTDVPATLLNVALLNLTSSNETLRMGAYILVNELSQFFKYDLASGALKVSAGLTIPSNSIFWVHDLSFALANSASHLTLEFLKEWVIGFSKADTPLKTASLLYVGPWLAHLDQFSRPTRDHAEESVKQVRGIVRSLVSITVAERRRLHLTIQEHLWTPLAKAHESLIDIMLFELIHGAIDAGLGSDKTECIADILVSISSTNIRGKVISRLRKSLAQTYLQPSNHLTENANWNEVCALARITLALGFNPTTALDAQLFLPEIFHVVTLLLGAGPVIMRQTVYGLLVSIIHSLASHATVGEMDAEALAVLLRRVQEPEMMKSFGLTQGEGDLELSGLPKKDETDVHSLDCVEEVSKFLGEVLVAGAVSVDCANAWRARWMGLVAATCFQHNPATQPQAFTVLGYLASDEVDDDLIYQILVAMSTALSHFIESDSILISSMLRCLGCIIPGLLSDSQYVTSLFWLAIGVLQLGYIPLFAPGLQLMITALRSINTISNGMQFTELMEFLLNARRTVTDQVKKLDQVSGVSFDTEFTFSLIAIIYKGVRHPSTKKLTTEVLLELLQLAANPGESSAGDGTVVIPSGVAYFVALISISASSGDELKGVFKAARLHVDDNQMDIERVSVFSLLSIPDNSTALLLVSLVVSLLNGSGGSDAENVILYKLLADASAEIPEVLAMAYDSLIPHIVATLTTTNNTLIINSSTTILERALSDPNYTFTNPSAILSADSSTSLPHGGHGTVYASSISSNPSVVAAREQVLDDLGMKGLAEIAFPQVKVDRLNMMAKWVASLIENFTI, via the exons ATGCCCTCCCTCCGCAGGGGGTCGACAGCCTCTCCCCACCATTCCTTCAGCGGCGCACCCAGGTTCAAGTCAGGTTTGGCATCAAGTTATCCTTCCTATCCATCTCATCCTCTCAATGACTCAGCGAGCATAATGAGCAGGCCAGAGAACCAGTCAGGGGAGCAGAAGATACTCAATGCCTTGGTTGCACGCTTGGTGAACAAG CTTCCTTGTAACTCTGGGGTTCAGTTTGTTGTCTTGGAATCGGACGCCACGGTCCAGTCGATCATTCAATCACTGCTACAACTATCCCGCACAAGATCATCCCTCGTCGTTCAGTCGCTGGTGAATGTTCTCGAGATGTTATCCAAG TAcgcttcctcttcaacaTCTCTGGCAGGAGCCCCACTAAGTATCCTTCACTCCCAATTATATATCCTCTATATTCTCAATCTCTGCTTATCGACTTCATGGCGACAGCATTCGCATGCATCCCCACCGCCATTGTCAAACACCCCGAGATGCTGGTCGGATCCCTATGCGTTCGAAGACCACCTTGCCAAGCATATGCTTAGTGTTCTACTCGTATATACACGGCTGGTATCTCTTGATACAGAGTTTGGAGATGTCTCGGGCAACCAAACACCTAGTAAAGAGTCAAAAAATCTGGGAACgacttcctcctccttaTGGAGCAAAGCAGTGTTAGCTAGCTCGAGTTCTTGCTCTTTGGGTACACGGTTTCTCCAACAACACTCTTACTCGCGGTCATCGCCCAATCGAGATGAACCTCTCGGTGAAAAGCTATCGGCAACATGTACCACAGCTCTATCTACAGTCATCCAAATGACAAAATTCACCGCTAGAATTGTTTTCTATTTATCGGCGTCTAACTGGCCACTGGTCTTTGCGCAGATCAAGAAGCGTGTGCATTATCTCACTACCACCATCGAAGACTCTCCCGACCTCACCGAACTCCGCCTCCTCGAATGGTCTAATGTAGATCAAGCTCGGCTATCCCAGATTCTTGCCGAGATTTCATCTGCATTTTCCTATATCAAGCGTCAAGCGCAGATAACAGTGACTACAATGCTCCGAAAAGCTATACGCAACTGGATTAGCATTAATCCCATCGAGTATGAAGCCTTGGTGGAATCGGGCAAAGGGTTGGAAGGTGGCGCGGACAACTTATTTGATGTGCTCTACTCAATCTCTGATCTGGGATCATCATCTAATGCTCGTCGGACCAAAGCTTTCTATCCACTTATGGCGAAACTTTTAGTCGTTTGCCCAGATATTTTGCGGAGAGTCATTGCGAGAGAAAGTACAAAGGGAAAGTCAGGCCTCTCAAAAAAAATTTCGTATATGGATAGCTTCAAGAAGGGGCTCAACTCAACAAAAGGTTTTGAGGCCTGTGCGCTTTCCTATATTGAATTTATGAGTGGAGGTATGGCCTTGAGCCCACGACTAGGGACATCGCCAATACGCGGTCTAATCCACGATATCCAAAATGATCTCAAAAACgctctcttctcctcatctctgTCCAAGGAGATATCTGATCAGAATGCAGTTGTAGAGGGATTAGTAGCACTCTACCGCCTGAATCCAACAACGACGCGTGGTTTACTATTCCCTAAACTGTGGAATGACTCCTCGGATGCCAGCAAGGTAGTTGCAGTCAAGGCATGTATTATGATTGCAATGGAAGGCTCCAGATTACCCTGGTACCCACCGGTTGACGACTTGAAAAAGGAAGTCAGCTCCTCAATACGAGGTGTGCTCAAG TCCTGCGTTGCTGCTTCCACTTCTGATCTATATGCTGCTGGACGGCCTCGAGGAAGCTTTGACCTTCCCTCGAAACAAACTGATCTCGCATCGGAAATTCTCAACCTCTATTCCCTCGACCCCTCATTTGTCTTTTCAGACGTTCGGCTTGACTCGAATGCCGATGACATCGCTTCCCTCTTTATGACTCTCTCATCCTTTATGGTTTTGCCTAATCCTGAGGTCATTCGCGTTGCAGCTGCCAAAACCAATGTTACATTGGTCAACTATGTTCGGAACATGTGTCATCAAAGTGACCATATGATGGGATTGGCCAACAACGCTGCTTCGGGCATTTGGCAAATGCTTCTTGATGTTGGCAGGCAGGTGCTTTTTGCTTTCCACGACGGTCACGGGGATGAAGTTCCTGCTTCTGCTACAGCTATGCGCGAGATAGCCCGTGCTGTTATTCAAATAGCGGAACAGCACCCAGGGACGATGTTCCCCTCACTAAAAGCCCATCCGGCAGCCATGGTAGTTTCTACAGCAGGATTCATCTGCATTGCGTCGCCTGACGTTGAGCAGACAACCCTGACTCTACCAATTTTTTCAACACTCGGCAAACTCACTCGAATGACCCAGCGCTATGCTTCAGGAGAGATTATAGCTAGCGCGTACAGTACATTCCCCAGCAACCGTACAGATGCCTTCGAGAAGCTCGCTGCCTTGCCCGCTGCTATCGGTCgccaacaacaacaacgTATGATCCGCAAATCTCTTCGTCCGCTGGCTTCCGGTTCATCTTTGACTGTATCTGTATGGATGGGGCTCGCGTCCATCTGGAAAACCCTTACGGCCAAGATCATAGTTGCGGATGCTGGTAACTCTGTCTCGTCAAAAGAGAATCGAAGAATGATGGCAGCGGGAATTGAAGGTCTCGACGCGGAAGAGTCAAAAGAATGGCAGAATGCTATGTCATTTCTAGCTGCGCTCGCCAATGTTGGCCTTACCAAACTCAAGCCCCAATGCCTTTCCGAAATCATTGGCAAGGAAGGTTTTCTTCCTGCAGCTTACGATCAAAATATATCTGATCCGGGAGCCTTGATAGAGACTTTCATCAAGCGCTGCATCGAATTGCTTATGAGCAGCTCAATCACTGTGAGAGAGTCGGCCAAGGCGGCGCTTGGATCTGAATTGCCTACAACTATGTGTCGAGTATTAGTAGCGCAGATGATCAA ACTGCTTTCCCGTGCAATTAACCCGTCAGGTGTCAACGTATCAGACTCTTTTACAACCTTTGTTGAACAAGCTGTGACCATCCTTCGACTTCAAGTGGACCGCATGGGTCCCGACGATGACGTTCCATCAGTCCAGGTTGATATGGGCGAACTTCTCTATCTGCTGGGAAAATACATCCAGAGACTGGGAAGAAGTGATCTTTTCTTGAGGTTGAAGACAAGATATATTCATCTGATAGAAGCAGCCCTGCGAAAGCCTGACAATGTCTTGACCGCAAGTGCCGGCAAATTCAAAATTGTCGCATTGGATTGGCTGGCGGAATGGTCAATGGAGATCTCAAGA GACAGCGATGTCTACTCCAGTTCCATGGATCCAAGTGCTCGGTACCAGAGGGAACTTGATCACGCTTGCTTAAGAACCATGGTGCCAGTGACTGACGGTCTGAAGCTGAGCGCAGGAGGAGAAGAGTCTGAAGATCCTCAAGGGGTACTAAAATCGAGATTGTTCTATAGACACTACTGTAATTTGGTCAAAGTGATTGAAAAGTCTAATTCGGAAGAA GACAAGTCTTCAGCTCAAACCCCGTCTGTGCATGGtcaatcttcttccaaacCGACCGGTCCCGATGATGCTCCTACTCTTGCCATTCTGGCCCTATCAAACCTTCTTTCCGCAAACATTGATGTTGGCCTCAAACATTGCCTTGCGCTCGGATACCATGAGGACCCCAATCTTCGCATAGTATTCATGCAGCTTCTCACCAATATACTCCAGCAAGGAATGCGGTTTGGAGGCCTTGCAGCGAAACGTATATCGTATGCGCCCAAACTGTACCTTGAGGGGTTGATGAACCCCAATCTGGCGTTGGCCCTTGCTATGGTGGACGTCTGTCCACAGACCGGAGCTGAGGTGGACGAATTATCAACACTGCTATTCAGAGTTTTTGAAGGGAAGGGGACATTGCTGGGGTTGATGCGGGTCTTGATTGAAAGGGAGGTGAATATGACCAACCACGAATCTGAGCTGTTTCGAGCCAATTCCATCACCATGCGCATGATTACTATCTTCGCGAAGACTTACGGCTATAATCACGTGCGAGCTACTTTGCAACCGCTCATATTGTCGCTAGCTGAGAAGCCTTCGGAGTGCTCGTTCGAGCTTGACCCCAGGAAAGCTGCCCCCGGCGATGATATTGAACGGAATTCAGACCATCTGAGACTCATGTGTCAGGCTTTGCTAGACCTTATTTGTTCTTCTACCCCCCGCGTTCCTTT GATGTTCCGCGCCGTCTGTCACCACATCTGGGAAGTTGTAGACAACCGATTCCCTAATTCTCGTCACTCTGCTGTTGGatctttcatcttcctccgCTTCTTCTGTCCGGCTATTGTCTCTCCCGAATCGATAGATCTCGATGTCAACCCTGACACTCGGGAAACTCGCCGAGCGCTATTGCTGATCACCAAAGTCATCCAGAACTTGGCAAACAACGTCGTCTTCAAGGAGCCGCATATGAAGGTGCTTAACCCTTTTCTCTCAGATAATATTAAGCAAGTAACAAAATTTCTGTCTGACATTGCT ATTCGCCCCAAGACGATCGAAATTCAGAAAGCAGCAAAGACCTTCCAAGAGGAGGCTGAAAGGTCGCAGGACCtggatggagatgatgcCATTAT TCATCGATTTGTCTTCAAACATCAGGCCAGACTGGAGGCATCCCTTTCATCCATGCCTAAATCTTTCAAACATGCCCCGAATTCCAAAGTCGCGGAGACTGAGTTTGATGGACCAGCAGCATTGGAGCGGCTGAGAAAAGTGATGAACGCAACTGGTGCACCTCCTGACGCTACTTTGCTGGCTGCGTCTGTAAAAGCACAAGCTTATGATGA GTTCATGCGACACAATCAAGGTCGGAATGTAGACAGCGTCCGAGAAGTCTTTTACGAGGGACCCGCGAGCCAG AATGGTCAACGTATCTTCTACTTTATCGTCTCAAGAGTAGCTCTGATTGATTACGATCTGTTAGCTTATCACGTGTTCTTG ACTTTGGAAAAAGTCACGGAGTGCTTCGACTTGATTATTGATCTGACAGATTTTTCCAACTCAACTGAGTTGCCGATGGTTTGGCTGAAAAAATCTATCCAGCTATGCCCTTCGGGTATCCTATCCTGCCTTAAT ACACTGGTCTTCTATAATCCTAACTCTTATGCCCGTAAAAGGTTGAGGCACTTGATCTCGGAGCTCCTAACCATCAGTAAGAGTTGTTGGGCCAAAACATCGTGTCCTGAGACTTATCAAATATCAGGCGCTCCTGCTGGGAAGAGCGTTGTTGCGGCCAGTAGTCCATCTGAACTGGTCGACCACATCCCCTTTAGCAGCCTGGCCCTTCCTGAGCATACAATGGCTCTCGCCTATGAGGCGGATCATGTCTTTACAAATCTTGTTTGCTTGTCTGACCACGGTATGCAGATACCTGTGGTCGTCAAACTCGGACACGATTGTCTGCAAGTCGCGTCT TGGCGAAAACAAGATCTCACGTCTTCCCTCAAGTCTTATATCATCGACGTTGTCAAGTTGAACGCCATTGATGACATTATCACTGGCGGAGGCTTTCCCTCCGATCAAGTAGTAATTAAGCATTCACAGAAGGAAACACTAACTTTTCTTTCACGAA AATGCAATGAGATGGCTCATATAATTCGATCTGTTCGGTCCAGACTCAGAGAAGATACGCCTCTTAATTCTCGCGTTTTGAGACCTACGGATGTTCCCGCCACCCTCCTAAACGTGGCTCTCCTGAATTTGACCTCTAGCAATGAGACTCTTCGAATGGGGGCATATATCCTGGTGAATGAGCTTTCTCAATTTTTCAAATACGATCTTGCTTCGGGGGCGCTCAAAGTGTCAG CTGGCTTGACGATCCCCAGCAATTCCATTTTTTGGGTCCATGATTTGTCCTTTGCCTTAGCCAACTCCGCATCCCATCTGACTCTGGAGTTCCTCAAGGAATGGGTTATTGGATTTTCCAAGGCTGATACACCCCTTAAGACAGCCTCGCTTCTTTATGTCGGCCCTTGGTTAGCCCATCTCGATCAATTTAGCCGCCCGACGAGGGACCATGCTGAGGAGTCTGTAAAACAAGTCAGGGGAATTGTGAGATCTCTGGTATCAATCACTGTAGCAGAGCGGCGA CGATTACACTTAACAATTCAGGAGCATCTTTGGACGCCACTTGCCAAGGCCCATGAGAGCTTGATTGATATTATGCTGTTTGAGCTTATTCACGGTGCCATTGATGCCGGCTTAGGGAGCGATAAGACAGAGTGCATTGCCGATATCCTTGTGTCTATATCCTCCACCAACATCCGAGGCAAGGTCATCTCACGTCTTCGCAAATCATTGGCGCAAACATACCTTCAACCATCGAATCACCTTACCGAAAACGCCAACTGGAATGAGGTTTGTGCGCTGGCTCGTATTACTTTGGCTCTAGGTTTCAATCCTACTACCGCCCTTGATGCCCAATTATTTCTCCCCGAAATATTCCATGTTGTCACCCTCCTGTTAGGAGCTGGCCCGGTCATTATGCGCCAAACAGTGTATGGTCTTTTGGTCAGCATTATTCACTCCTTAGCTTCCCATGCCACTGTAGGTGAAATGGACGCAGAAGCGCTGGCGGTACTGTTAAGAAGAGTACAGGAACCTGAGATGATGAAGTCCTTTGGTCTGACACAGGGCGAAGGAGATCTTGAACTTTCAGGTTTGCCTAAAAAGGATGAAACTGATGTACACTCGTTGGATTGTGTGGAGGAAGTATCCAAGTTCCTAGGCGAAGTTCTTGTTGCAGGTGCTGTTTCTGTTG ATTGCGCCAATGCCTGGCGAGCTAGATGGATGGGTCTGGTTGCGGCGACATGTTTCCAGCACAATCCTGCCACACAGCCCCAAGCCTTTACCGTTCTCGGCTATCTAGCATCTGACGAGGTGGATGATGATCTCATCTATCAGATCCTTGTAGCAATGAGCACAGCATTATCCCACTTCATCGAAAGCGATTCTATTCTCATTTCTAGTATGCTGCGGTGCCTCGGTTGCATCATTCCTGGTTTACTGTCGGATAGCCAATACGTCACCAGTCTTTTCTGGCTTGCAATCGGTGTCCTCCAACTTGGCTACATCCCACTATTTGCGCCTGGTCTACAGTTAATGATCACCGCTCTTCGTTCAATCAACACGATCAGCAATGGGATGCAATTCACTGAGCTGATGGAGTTCCTGTTGAATGCCAGGAGAACCGTTACCGATCAAGTGAAAAAATTGGATCAAGTCTCCGGCGTATCTTTTGATACGGAGTTTACGTTTTCGCTGATTGCCATCATATACAAGGGCGTCCGGCATCCTTCTACAAAGAAGTTGACCACCGAAGTTCTTCTTGAACTCTTACAACTTGCTGCGAACCCTGGGGAGTCGAGCGCTGGTGATGGGACGGTTGTCATTCCCTCCGGTGTAGCTTACTTTGTTGCGCTAATTTCCATCTCGGCCAGTTCAGGAGACGAATTGAAGGGCGTCTTCAAAGCTGCGAGGTTACATGTTGATGACAATCAGATGGATATCGAACGTGTCTCAGTGTTTAGTCTGTTGTCGATCCC GGATAATTCGACCGCTTTGCTGCTTGTTAGCTTGGTTGTCTCTTTGCTCAACGGATCAGGGGGGTCGGACGCCGAAAATGTGATTCTGTACAAGTTGTTGGCAGACGCTAGTGCTGAAATTCCAGAGGTGCTTGCCATGGC CTATGACTCACTGATCCCTCACATTGTCGCGACTCTAACAACTACCAACAACACCCTCATCATTAATTCATCCACCACAATCCTCGAACGGGCCCTCTCGGACCCCAATTATACGTTTACCAATCCTTCTGCCATCCTAAGTGCGGATAGTAGCACATCTCTTCCCCACGGGGGACATGGAACAGTTTACGCGTCAAGTATCAGCTCAAACCCTAGTGTGGTTGCGGCGAGAGAACAGGTGTTAGATGACCTCGGAATGAAGGGACTTGCGGAGATAGCTTTCCCCCAAGTCAAGGTGGACAG ACTTAATATGATGGCGAAATGGGTTGCCTCACTGATCGAAAACTTTACTATCTAA